Below is a genomic region from Miscanthus floridulus cultivar M001 chromosome 1, ASM1932011v1, whole genome shotgun sequence.
gacggattaacctcttcaacagcttgattaactaccacgtgttcaccttcgttcactacacgtaataacactgccatgtttaacatgatgcggaattcgaaacatgatgctcgataagggatgaaaaattaataatttgaatacaactttccttcgcggtacagttgcaagtcaaacaaactaattcttttttgtaaacacatacatcaactgccaaggatcattaacaacaaaggacccaaggtcatcactcaatccaaaattccaaacaaaacctaaatcactaaaggttactatttgcttttatgaattaattatttaattcaaaattatgaaataaatcaacttattctaattgagcccaaaattttagtacatgttcattacatgttaactaagtggcaaaacaaatttcataatttttggataaataaataagcctagaaaaatcctggaaatccatttatgaataaattgagcaatttttatcacatttaaaacttactgaaaaacactatttcatatttttcttaaatactatacatctcagagaagtcacacaaaaattttcataatttttggagctctaaataaatctacacaaaaataacaaaaacagacactatttattcaaatctgaaaatagaaaaaatccatttgaacgctgagtcactgacatcggaccccacctgtcatcatctacctcccgcgtgttgactacgacgacgacggcgctgaccggcgcaaactcaccgacggtgagtccaaaggcgacggtcaaggtaccaaaatgaccacatcatcacggcgcatcgactgaaggcactagctagacgaattactacgagttacgagcttggcgtcggccatggcggatgcggtggctcggcgacgttacaCCGGCGAAacaaagccgaaaacggggaaacaaagggcatgggaagatccagtagctcaccacgaacacgttcaagcaagaattaaggctggagaagcaacggtgaagcggggcggcgttcacagcgatcacaGCGGTGCGAGCAATAGCGACGGCGGTGTTctagtggctgtggtggacaaaacgagcaatcaacaagatattaagcaccacggcatcacggagaagctgaaacaatgcttcccgagatcagaagctcaccgtagagtactggccacgatggcgctcgctcgacggggactctgccggccgcgaggaagaagagcgtggtcagcgagttcccagcgaaatcagccgaccacagttggctgggtgaatgcgcaagagaaagacagaactggaacggcctttaccaagacgactgcggcgctagggagacggtgcaggctcgccggagctatggcggtggtgtcgggaaaacagagcaagagaacagggccaacggcgacggcttgggctaaatagagcagctcagaagcgcaaggaagctgcgctgtggccttcaccgcgccagcgcgacgccaaagacggccacgaccgcgcctggaagcaaaccgaaggtcgccgccggtgtagctttgagcggtgaacactgttcatcgaaattacaagtttgccattcgccaaatttcataaattactctcaaattttctaaacaactcaaaaatctccaaaaacaaaagttgttcaaaatcaaaagttctacaactttgcttttataaccatctcctaattcggtctagattttgaaatgaacttttgaatttgaatagggaaatttaccgaattacgcctttttgatttactcaaaaattttctaaacaacttgaaaaactccaaaaacaaactttgtataacttgccaagctctacacttttgcttttgggcccaaccccaaaatatgcttagattttgaaatagattttcagggtagggtttacatgttgaaacgcggggttttctcgaaaaattcaaaacccagtcaaactttgaacttgagtcaaacaatacaattcaacactcattacacaaatgtaaacttgttttagtaaatgcacatcaaagttttcaccaaatgccaaatgctttgcaatgcatatgatgacatgtcagattttaacatttaaacacccgaggtgttacagagatagaggatgagaacatcccgcgcaagaatttagttaggaaGATAAGCCAGgtggcgaacttgtaataaatggacaagctcttaaaatttgttatggccaaatagtttttagcccttctccctcttgtataaaaaggttaatgcgctCCGACCTTTTCCGTTGTTAAGGCCGTAAAGCTCGGGATGCGGGTGAACAAATTccgatcacgctagtgagcaaagatgccgtagccaccgaggcatatgtttctcgcagtctgaccagttttactcagagtttgtttccgtatccctagcttctaggtctcaacgtgagaAGGGGTCGGGCACGAAGAATGTTCGTCGAGCGGATAGACTCTTAAATGCGTACCGACTCTTTCTGTGGctaaggctaaaaagcttggggtgcggaaaAAAACTCTAAttacactggtgagcaaaggcgctgTAGCCACCAAGgagtaggtttctcgcagtccaactagttttactcagcgtttgtttccggaAACCTCTCTCCTAGGTCTTAACCATGAGAAAGGGTTAGACGTAGAGactgtctaccggatagatatgctcttattagtccttgagtgaggcccgacccccacCGTTGTTGGGGTCGGGCATCACCTAAAGATCGGAGAGTTTGATAAcgaaattgataagagaaagtgtgcgtatattaagggaaaaagtgacatagctgctcgatgttctaggcattgatgaaaaCTTCACCGTCGATGGCCTTGATCTTGTAGGCGCCTGGTCCCTCCCACTGCGGAGAGaacttgtggcggttcttgttgctctggacgaagCAGAGCAGCAGGTCTctgatgttgaaggcccgaccctatACTCGACGGCCATGGTACcgacgcaacgcttgctggtacttggccgagcggaggaggacgacatcgcgtgcttcatctagctggtttCCTTCATATGCTCTCCCTTGTTGAAGCCCCCGAACAAGAACCGCTTTaagaggccgcaatccttgtataggtgctcgacgaggaaagcatggttcaggcatggcccttcgagcagcctcTCAAAGTGGTTTGGGTACCCTCAGCGGGCTTTTGGCCTCCCTTAAggtcggcagtggccacgagcgagccctcgagcagcctcttcttcttgttgggacggttggaggcaccttcaccggcgtcctcgtcccgcttcgccttgcccttgaggatgCATCGGCCAAAGGTCTAAGGTCCCGGGAAGTTGGGGCTCAAGCTTCGGTCGTCGCCACTGTCGTAGCGTCTGCCATGATGTGGGTGGTAGCCgcggctagccccctccctcgcatcGTCGTAGGTATGCttacgggcgtcgagggtgtcatgTGCATCGTGGTGGAggctgagacgctcatgcactagaaCCGCGGTGAGCGGCCTGCCGCTTTGCTGCGTTTGGTGGACCGACACGTCCTCGTTGGGTTGTTCTAAGGGCGCGTTATGCCTGCGGGCGTTGAGGGTACGCTCGACGCTGTTCCTAACGTgagtccccaggtatggcccgtcacggccacgggttatatcggggcgtgccggtcacctccctagtgtcagagctttgacctaggcccattcgtttggacctagagtggttggcggcggtatgggtctccgttgggcgagacggagcccgcggccttggggtcgggcgaggcggagcgtggatccaagggtcgggcgaggcggagcgtagacccaacggtcgggcgtggcggagcccgcagcctcggtgtcgggtgaggcagagcccgcccccggaggccgagcgaggcggagcccgccctcagaggccgggcgaggcggagccaacccttagaggccgggcgaggcggagcccgcggcctctgtgttgggcgaggcggagcccgcgacctcggtgtcgggcgaggcggagcccgctcttagaggtcaggtgaggcggagtttgcgcacctgggggtcggttggagctgtagtcgtgctcttgactgctcagatgaatcagtgttgatggttattagctcctcctcttcgggtaccctagtattggtccccgacaggcGGAGTTCCTAACGGAatcgcccctagaaatgcattttcaGGGGCGATTAAAAGCCCGTTGCTAGAGACGCCCCATCTTTACAATCGGTGGCATAGTTGTAGTTGGGCTAACCGCCCCTGAAAACCAAATTTAATCGCCCCTAAAGaagttttctgtagtagtgcatgatctagctcttgagtacatttagggtgtgtttggttgggtggctaacCACTGGCGTGGTTCTTTGGAGCCAAGATGTGCTTATTTAGTTGGCTGTAAGTGGGGTGTGGTGTGGCTCCAGGAAGCCATCCGTACGCCCTTGGCCTGGCTAGGAAAAATCGTAGGTAGAGGTTGTTTTTCTGGGGCCAGGCTTGGCTAAGCCCCCGTTGGCATTCCCGTCACCTCCCCGTGCTTGGTGCGTGGTGATGTGAGGAGGGTGACGGCGCAAGCCGGCCATGGAGCTCTGGCGGCGCGGTCTGAGTACTCAACGGGTCTGCACCGAGCCACTCCGCCGGAGCCCACTTGAACCCAAACCGTAACCCAACACAAGCCAAAGATGGATTGGGTTTTTAACGCTAATTTCCTGATCCTTAACCCACCTCTGTATAACTCAGCACATATCCATTTCTCAATCCTACATTCCTACTCACTTCCAAACGCCATCAAAGGGGTAAACTTGCCAATTCAGAGAAACGGTGACTGTATCGTAAGAAACTAAGCAACCAAAGACACTAAAAAGTTCTGAAGATGTTTGGACGAGACACCGGACACGAGAGACACAGGGATAGGGTCACTGGGTCTCAGGCAGCCCCAAAGCGATATACGGCGGCTCGGCGCCATCCCTCCAGTTCCAGCGGACGGGGGTCATTGCACTTCGCTTCCGCTCGGCACGCGCGCCTCGCGCTCGATTCAGCTCACCTCTTCAATTGCGGCGACGCTGGTCGAGCGACGGAGCCCTTCGCTAGGTCTTCACTGGGCCCTTCGCCGGCGAGAACTCACACCAGGTATTCTCGCCCCTTCTCTTCCATTCATGCTGTGCGAAACCGTGCACCGAAACTCCAATATAACTATATGTGTCCGGATCTGACCCAACTATGTCATAAATGTATTATGCTTGCTAACTTCGTTTTCTTTTGGCAAAATTATCAGTGTACATGTATACGCCCCTCTCCTATACTGGAACCGCCACTGCTTGCTAGCATCACTAGGCATTTCAGAAAGAAGGCTGTATGCAGGCTTGTAACTTTCAATTAAGCTCATCAAGGTTTCCTTGGTTAGTGCCATGGCTGCCTCCTGCTGGATTCCCGGTCACCATGAATAGTAGCTACTTTTTGGGTGAGCGGGATGTGCTCtggttttttagattttttttttttttggttctgtTTATGCATTGAGATTCTAACATCACGTCAATTTTTGTTAACTTCTTCTTGTATAGGGGGACAAAAACTATCCAGGTTGAAATGCAGAGTATGGTGCTCTCAGCTGCAGCTCTCTACTAATTCAGTTGATAATGAGAAAGAGGTATCCTTGTGAGTACTGGATAATTGGATATCTACTAAATAGTACAGAATATGATTACTAGCTATAGTCATATTTGAATTTTGCTTTTAGTCCTATGGTGATATTGCATCTTATTGATCGTAGAGGCTTATGCTCTGTAATTAAGATAATATTAGATGCTAAGGACAAATTTTTTGGGACTAGCGAGAATAATGAGCTGCAGGTCTTTGATGAACTGGATGCTGATCCCTATCATCATGATCATGCTGTGTTCTTCCATTTTCATGTAAAACAAATCAGACAATTGTGCACTGAAACAAACATGGGAGAGATGGAGGATGATACTTTCTATCATGTAAGAAGTGATAAATACTTGGGATCTAGGTCTATTAACAAAACGATGCAATATTTTTCAAAAAGTGATTTCCTTTCTGTGGTTTCTGGTTAGTGATAAATACTTGGGATCTAGGTCTATTAACAAAACGATGCGATACTTTTCAAAAAGTGTTTTTTCTTTCTATGGTTTCTGGTTGTTTCAATGTTATGCCTCAGTTCCTGCTGACATGGAATGCTTACATCATTGCAGAAGGACAAATATTCTTGTTTTGATCTGTCAACATCATATCTACATGTACAATCTCTTAGGGACTTTCCGACTGAAAAACTTTCTGGAGAGGTAGTTGTGGTGCATCTTGATTCTTCACTTATCTTGGGGCACTTAGGACCATGCACTTCCTCACTTGAAAGGGCTTTGCTAACTATCAAATACTTGTGCAAAGCAAGAGCCAAAGTGGTTATAGCCACCAGTTGGGATACAGTTCTTCAGTCTGATAATCGAGTGATTGAATCAGTTGGTTCTTTTGCAGGTTAGTCAGTTATTTATTATGTAACATGATTTTCTTGACATATCTTCTGTTATTTCCCTTTGGGGATTGAAGTTTTTTCCCCAGTTTATTATGTCAGTATAGCAGAATGTTGAAATCCCCCACCTCTTTGGATTACATTTTTTTGGTTAAAAAATCGCTTTGTTGGGTTTCATTTATTGTTATCCAAAAGAAGAAAAACGACTAAATTTTGTAAAGGAGATGTTGAGTTCCTACACACCAGATGTCCTGTACTCCTGTTATGGGGATCTGCACAATTACAGTCCTTTCTCCTTTGCCATTGTTGATGGTGATAAATTAGTCACTGTACCCATTGCCCCATCATTTTTATAAGACAAAGAAGTTCACCaattggtgtatgcttttcgcggacgatgtagtgctagttgatgaaagccggacaggagtgaatcagaaactggagttatggcgggagactttggagtccaaaggttttagactcagtagaactaaaactgagtatatgagatgtgacttcggcactactactcggaaggaggaagatattagtttggaaggtcaagtagtgcctaggaaggatacctttcaatATTTAGAATCAATActatagagagacggggatattgatgaagatgttagccatagaatcaaagcagggtggatgaagtggcgccaagcatctggtgtcttatgtgacaaaagggtaccacataagttaaaaggcaagttttataggacggcgattagacttgctatgttgtatggtgcaggatgttggcctacgaaaagacgacatgttcaacagataagtgtcacggaaatgcgtacgttgcgttggatttgcggtcatacaagaagggatcgagttcggaacgatgatatacgtgatagattaggggtagcaccaattgaagaaaaacttgtccaacaccggttgagatggtttggacatgtgcaatggagacctccagaggcaccggtgcgtagtggaatcctaagccaggatagtaacgtgaagagaggcagaggaagaccgaagttgacttgggtagaggtaataaaaggagacttaaaaggatggaatatatctaaagacttagccttagataggagtgcttggaaaacagctattcacgtgcctgaaccttgattgcttctgctgggtttcaactctagcctaccccaacttgtttgggacttaaaggctttgttgttgttgtaaaaaagTTCACCAATTTTCTGATAAGTGCAAAATCAAAACAGCATTTTACTTCTTTAGTTTGTAGCTTGAAAATAATCTGCCTTAAATTCTGGTTGTTCCTTTTGACACATCATAAGTTCTGATTTTTGTCAGAGTACTTGTCATCACTTCTTCAAGTAGAAGTCATCCCGGTAGATGGTGAGCCTGGTTTAACATCATTTAAGCAAGAAGAGTGGGCTCAGAACAGTATTATTTTGTTTGAAAATCTTGTGAACTTCAGAGGAGAAGTTGCTAATTGCAAAGATTTTTCTCAGAAGCTAGCTTCAGGTGCCACGATATTTGTCAATGATTCTTTCTCACTGTCTCATAAGATTCTTACATCAACTGTTGGTATCACGTGCTTCTGCTATGCGTCTCTTGCTGGTTTCCATTTTGAGGAGGAGCTTATGCAATTGATAAAGATCATGGACACCGCGAGGCGCCCATATATTTCCATTGTAATCATTAGCCTATTTTTTCAATGTATATGTAGCGGACAGGCGTTATGCAAGATTTAGATATCAAAAAGCATCTGTCTATTTGCCGTAAAAAAAAAGCATCTGTCTATTATTTTTCAATGAAATAGGTTTCAGCTTTACTTTCAGCGTTCTATTAATGTATGTAAAGTATGCTAATTAGAGCTGTTCTCTTCCTCCATGAAATGCTAAAATATCCTCGGTGCCCTGGAACCACCAGGGAAATATGAATGACTTATTAAAAACAACCGAATTTTCGTTTCCTTATACTTCACATATCATAAGTCTCTGGAGTTAGACAAGTACACTACTAATGTGTGACGCCCACTATGTACCTATTAGAGCAGAATTTCCCTGAGGCTCTGAGAAGTACCCAATTAGCAAGTAGTGTATACTGGTGTTGTTTTTCCTTTTAAGTGAGCGAATACAACTTTAGGCATTATGGCATGGATCATATGCTAATAATATAATAACAGTCTTTTTCTTGAGTTTTTTTTTCAGAAAGATTGATGCTATGAAATAGTATTATACATTTTATCCTTCTGCAATCTTAAGCTCATGGGTGGATAATAGCTAAACATTCTGTGCTGTCCCTTTCAGTTATGCTGGAGATTTATTTACCTGAAAACAAGTGATTACTGATTATAGTAGATGATTAATtgcaattgaaaaaaaaaacttgtccTCGCAACTTGTGCTCCATATGAAGCATGTGCAACTAGAGGATCCGTATGTCACTACGAAGTACCTTTTAGAGCCAAAATCGTGTAATCGCTTCCTATTGCCAAGATTCTTTATTTCTGACTTCTTCTGGTTATTGCAGATTGGAGGCAGTAACTTCTTGAGAAAAGCACCCGCTCTTCAGATGTTAACCTCTCTATGTGATGGGTTGTTCTTTGTTGGAAAATTATCATTTCAAATAATGATTGGCCTTGGAATGACAGTGCCCTCTCAATTCATTGAAAGAAATGCAGTTAAGGAAGCACTACAGATTATTCAAGTTGCTAGGGATAGGAATATTCCTATTTATTATCCAACAGATCTCTGGTGCTTGAAAAATGATGGCAGTGAAACATTGGGAGTAATCAGCTCTACTGGACAATTGGCTGGTGAGTATTACTAGCAAATTTTCATGTCATTCACATCTTTCTCAACCAAATTTTTTTGGTAATATTTCTGAAATTGTGCTTTCCTTGTTTAGATTATGACATCCTGTTTGCAAAACATGTTTCTCACCATTTAGCAAATTACCTGTCAAAGTACACTAGTAAAAATGGAGCTCTATTGCATGCTGGCAAATTACACCATGCAAAAACATGCTGAATTAGATAGTTTGCAGCAACATTTTGTTATTAAACCATGAAATGTTTGTTTATTATACCAACTTCTAGAAACTGAGCCTAATTcagttttctttttctctttctcttttttccttttttatttttaattgaacTACCAGTTGCCAAAGGGACCTGCATTTTTTTGCAATTTATAGAGCTGCACGTGTCTGTAGAGTTTTCTCTATCTGTAAATTCTAGCATTTCCATTGCCCTATAGCTATTTATTAAAACACTTCAAGTAGTGATTGTGTTAAGAGTTAAAGTTGGAA
It encodes:
- the LOC136536838 gene encoding uncharacterized protein isoform X3, whose protein sequence is MQACNFQLSSSRFPWLVPWLPPAGFPVTMNSSYFLGGQKLSRLKCRVWCSQLQLSTNSVDNEKEKDKYSCFDLSTSYLHVQSLRDFPTEKLSGEVVVVHLDSSLILGHLGPCTSSLERALLTIKYLCKARAKVVIATSWDTVLQSDNRVIESVGSFAEYLSSLLQVEVIPVDGEPGLTSFKQEEWAQNSIILFENLVNFRGEVANCKDFSQKLASGATIFVNDSFSLSHKILTSTVGITCFCYASLAGFHFEEELMQLIKIMDTARRPYISIIGGSNFLRKAPALQMLTSLCDGLFFVGKLSFQIMIGLGMTVPSQFIERNAVKEALQIIQVARDRNIPIYYPTDLWCLKNDGSETLGVISSTGQLAGWTPVDIGPSTLEKNSSIIPSYEKILWIGPTNYDLTETFSVGGTQLGEILEKASSDSCDVVLVGTAACKAIKRKTDSSSQYTEFQGAAVVWEFLKGRILPGIAALDKCYPYRIPWSTVFCEPTLPLVVDIGSGNGLFLFQMAKSCESSNFLGLEMNEKCPNPDFNKEQNRWRMV
- the LOC136536838 gene encoding uncharacterized protein isoform X2; this encodes MQACNFQLSSSRFPWLVPWLPPAGFPVTMNSSYFLGGQKLSRLKCRVWCSQLQLSTNSVDNEKEKDKYSCFDLSTSYLHVQSLRDFPTEKLSGEVVVVHLDSSLILGHLGPCTSSLERALLTIKYLCKARAKVVIATSWDTVLQSDNRVIESVGSFAEYLSSLLQVEVIPVDGEPGLTSFKQEEWAQNSIILFENLVNFRGEVANCKDFSQKLASGATIFVNDSFSLSHKILTSTVGITCFCYASLAGFHFEEELMQLIKIMDTARRPYISIIGGSNFLRKAPALQMLTSLCDGLFFVGKLSFQIMIGLGMTVPSQFIERNAVKEALQIIQVARDRNIPIYYPTDLWCLKNDGSETLGVISSTGQLAGWTPVDIGPSTLEKNSSIIPSYEKILWIGPTNYDLTETFSVGGTQLGEILEKASSDSCDVVLVGTAACKAIKRKTDSSSQYTEFQGAAVVWEFLKGRILPGIAALDKCYPYRIPWSTVFCEPTLPLVVDIGSGNGLFLFQMAKSCESSNFLGLEMNEKLVIRCLQGMASDEKRNFAQILTSTKSKIGGEWCEECSLKLSLAFFIPMDRFICSQTWSPFCS
- the LOC136536838 gene encoding uncharacterized protein isoform X1 — translated: MQACNFQLSSSRFPWLVPWLPPAGFPVTMNSSYFLGGQKLSRLKCRVWCSQLQLSTNSVDNEKEKDKYSCFDLSTSYLHVQSLRDFPTEKLSGEVVVVHLDSSLILGHLGPCTSSLERALLTIKYLCKARAKVVIATSWDTVLQSDNRVIESVGSFAEYLSSLLQVEVIPVDGEPGLTSFKQEEWAQNSIILFENLVNFRGEVANCKDFSQKLASGATIFVNDSFSLSHKILTSTVGITCFCYASLAGFHFEEELMQLIKIMDTARRPYISIIGGSNFLRKAPALQMLTSLCDGLFFVGKLSFQIMIGLGMTVPSQFIERNAVKEALQIIQVARDRNIPIYYPTDLWCLKNDGSETLGVISSTGQLAGWTPVDIGPSTLEKNSSIIPSYEKILWIGPTNYDLTETFSVGGTQLGEILEKASSDSCDVVLVGTAACKAIKRKTDSSSQYTEFQGAAVVWEFLKGRILPGIAALDKCYPYRIPWSTVFCEPTLPLVVDIGSGNGLFLFQMAKSCESSNFLGLEMNEKLVIRCLQGMASDEKRNLYFVSTNAMSTFRSISLFVCWFQPGLISQPTVFFSPNKPAPAGFISPEINQRTGHIISSYPGRLTLVTIQCPNPDFNKEQNRWRMV